A segment of the Streptomyces sp. ITFR-21 genome:
CAACTGGTGCATACGGAAGGTGATCTCCTGCATGTCGATGTCGGGAGCGGCGGCGACGGCGAGGTAGGCGCCCTGGCCCGCGGCGATCAGGAAGATCCAGCCGTGCTTGAACTCGATGACCGTCTGCTGCCACTTCGGGGCGTCGTCGGGGCCCGCGAAGCGCGCGGTGGCGCGGCTGAGGGACTGCATACCGCTCATGGCGGCGGAGATCGTGTCCGCCAGGTCGGCGCTCATGCCATTCGTCGTACCGCGGCGCAGACCGTCGGCCGACAGGAGAATGGCGTGCCGCGCCCCTGACACGTTGGAAACGATGTCCTCAAGCATCCACGACAGATCTTGTGTGGTCACTTTGGCTCGGACCCCTCACGGTTTGCGGCGGTGGGCTGACGTCCCGACCGGGTGCCTTGCTGGAGCGCCGCCATGCGCGCGGCGGCGATCGCACTGTCGTCCTCGGACGGCGCGTCGTGTCCGGCGTTCGCGGGCACCCGGACGATCGACATGGGCGCCTGCCGGGCGGCCCGCTTGGGCAGGCCGTTCGCGGTGCGCCCGGCGGGCTCCGACAGGTCGGGAGCCGGGGCCACGGGGCTGATCACGGACGGGGCGGACGCGCCGGGCTCCACGATCTGCTCGGTCAGAAGATCCTCCGGAAGCCGGACCACGGCCCGTACCCCCCCATAAGGAGACGTGCTGCTGACATCGACGCTGAACCCGTAACGTCGGGAAAGTTCCGCGATCACCGGGAAGCCGAACTGCGGCGGGTTTCCGAGCTCCGACATCGCCGGTATGTACTCGCCCGACAGCATTTTGCCGGCCTTCTGCTTCTGTTCGTCACTCATACCGACGCCGAAGTCGTCGACGATGACGCAGAGCCCGTTGTGCACGGGCTGGATGTTGACCTCGATCGCCGTGTCGGGGCGCGAGTAATTGGCGGCGTTGGCGAGCAGTTCCGCCAGTGCCAGCGAAATACCGCTGATCGCCTTCGCCTCGATACCGAAACCGCTCTGCGACCGGATCTGCACCCGCTCGAAGTTGCGGATCTGGCCCTGCGCGCTGCGGATGACGTCGTAGACGCTCGCCGCGTCCTTGCGGCGTCCCAGGAACCCGCCGCAGATCACCGCGATGGCCTGCGCGCGGCGTGCGAACTGCGCGTTGGCGTGGTTCACCTCCAGCAGCTCGTGCAGCACCGGGTGACCGCCGTACTTGCGCTGCAGGTCCTCGATCACCACCTGCTGCTCGCCGGCCAGGCTCTGCAGCGTACGGGTGGCGGATTTCAGCACCGTCTTCGTCCGCTCCTCGGCCGCCGCCTCGGCGTCACCGATGGACCTCTCGTGCTGCACCGCCTGCTCGGCCAGCCGGTCCTCCCATTGTGCTAACTGCTCGCCCTGTACCGAAATGACTCTCCTGTTTCTACGAATTATCGCGGCGCCGATCAGCACAGCCGCGATCACGCACCAAAACGCTGGATCCTGCAGAAGGTTGGTCATGAGTCTCTTTCCTGGCTTTTACCTGCCCGGCCGAAGGTGAACCCGGAGTTATGCACACAACACGTTTAGACCAAGGAAGCAGGCGCGACGATGTTACCACCGGAGCTGAGGCTGTCCCTGCGGTCGGTCTGTCCTATTCCGGGGGGATTCTGATCTTTAATTCGCGGAATTGGCTTCTTTGCCCCGGATATGCCCGGGGCATGACGGCCGCCCGCTGCGGCCGTCCGGCCGGCGCGCGCGGCGGGCCGCGTGCCAGCGCCATGAGGCAGGGAACGAGGAGGTACCGGGTGAGCACCCAGAGCGGCACACCCGCAGGGCCGCGGCTGTCCCCCGGGGGAGCGGGCCGCCCGGGGGAAGGCGGCGCGGACCGGGGCGCCCAGATCCAGCCACGAGGAGTTCGAGCCGGTGCCGGGGCGCTTCGACCCGGTGAACCTCATCGAGGACCAGTCGGCCGACCGGGTCCCGGAGCTGGTGCCGATCCGGTACGCCCGGATGTCGGAGTCCCCGTTCCGCTGCTACCGGGGCGCCCCCGGCGTCATGGCGGCCGATCTCGCGGCCACCCCCGTCTCCGGGCCGCGGGTCCAACTCTGCGGCGACGCCCACATGCTGAACTCCCGGCTGCCGGCCTCCCCGGAACGGCACCTGCTCTTCGACATCAACGACTTCGACGAGACGCTGCCCGGCCCGTGGGAGTGGGACGTCAAGCGGCTGGCCACCAGCCTGGTCATCGCCGGACGCGAGAACGGCTACACCGACCGCGAGCGCGCCCGCGTCGTGCGCGCCGCCGTCCGCTGCCACCGCGAGCAGATGCGCCGCTTCGCCGGGATGCGCGACCTCGACGTCTGGTACGCCCGCCAGGACGTGGACCCGTTGCGGGCCGTCGGGTCCGGCGCGCTGCGCGCCCGGGGCCGCAGGCAGGTCGCCGCGGCGCTGGCCAAGGCGCGTACCCGCGGCAGCCTCCAGGCGAAGGCGGCCGGCGCGTCGGTGCTGGCCGCCCACGTGGGCGCCGGCGGACACGCGACCGATGGGGAACGGGTGGTCGCCGGACAGCGGCTGATGCAGGCCGCCAGCGACATCTTCCTCGGCTGGCAGCGCACCCAGGGCCTCGACGGCCGGGAACGGGACTTCTACGTACGGCAGCTGCGTGACTGGAAGGGCGTCGCCGAGCCGTCGCTGATGGTGCCGCCGGGCAAGGGGAAGTTCGGCGAACTGTGCGGCGCCACCCTCGCCCGCGCGCAACCCAGGCCCGGCGACCGGATCGCCCTGGCCGCCCACCTGGGCCGCGGTGCCGTGCTCGACTGGGCCGTGACCCGCTTCGCCGAGAGCTACGCCGACCAGAACGAGCGCGATCACCGGGCCCTGCTCGACGCGGCCGGAACCGGCCGGGTGCGAACCGCCCGGGCGGCGTGAGCGGTTCGGGCGGCTCGCACCCGCGGCGGCGGGGACGCGCGCCGGCGCGCCGGCCGGATCAGGACGGAGCGCCGCCCATCGTCCGCGCGAAGGTGTTCGGGTCGGCGTCGAAGCCGCGCACGAACGGGTGGAACTCCCACTCGCCGCCCCCGTACCGGACGAACTCGGCGACGGTCGCGGCGGTCGACCCGGCCACCTCGCCGAAGTCGCCAGCGGACAGCTCCGTGTAGCCCTCGACGATCCGGAACTCGGGGTTCAGTATGTCGCCGAACACCATCCGCCCGTTGTGCTGCTGGATCGCGACACCGACGACGACCCGGCCGTAGCCGTCGCCGAGCCGGTTCAGCTCCAGGGTCATCGACTCGTCGATGCCGAAGCCCCTGCCGTTCGTACTGTCCCGGTTGAGAGTGATGGTGCCGTCCGGCGACCTGCTGTCGAAGTACACCAGGTACGCGGGCGCACCGTGCGTGTCGCCCGTCGTGTAGGTGGCGGCGATGATGTCCAGATCGCTGTCCGGCGCGCCCAGCGGGCTCGGGTCCCATTTGAGCTGCACTTCCACTTTCCCGGTCCCCTTGTTGAAGCTGTGCACCGAGCTGTTCCCCCTGCCTGACCGTGTCCCTGACCACCGGTCAGGGTCTCACGACGATTAACCACGTCACCGCTCCCGCTGTCCACACCGATCCGGCGGCGCCGCGCCGCGGGGGGCGGCTTCCGGCCACACCGGGAGCGTCGGCCGGACGGGGCGCCGGGCGCCCGGCGCCCCGTCCGGGGGGAGTGCTCCGCCGCTCGGACCGGCCGCCGCCGCGGGCGGCCGAGCCGTCCCGGCCGGCCTGCCGCGGCCCCGGACGCCGGGCCGAAGGGCCGGACGCGGCGGCCGTTCCGCCCAAACGGAACACCCGGCCGGGCGGAACGGGACGGGCGAAGGGGTTCCCGTGACCGCTCCGAACGCTGCCACCGGCGCCGCCGCGCCGCGGATCGCGATCGTCACCGGGGCGGACGGTGGCGGGCGGGCCGGCCGCGGGCGGCCGGCGGTGTGCGGGTCGTCGCGCTACACCGGCCGGGCGTCGCAGGCGGCCCGCGCTCAGCGCTCGGTGAGCATGCCCGCGCGCAGCCGGGCCAGCGTGCGGGAGAGGATGCGCGAGACGTGCATCTGGGAGTAGCCGAGTTCCTCGCCGATCCGGGCCTGCGTCATCTCCTGGCCGAAACGCATCTCCAGGATGACGCGCTCCCGGCGGTCCAGCCGCTCCAGCAGGGGCGCCAGGGAGTGGAAGTCCTCGACGAGTTCCATGGCCGGGTCGCAGGCACCGATGGTGTCGGCGTAGGAGCGGCCGGAGTCGGCCCCGGCGTCCTCGTTGTCGCCGGTCAGCAGGTCGATGGAGCCGGCGGTGTAGCCGTTGGAGGCCACCAGCCCGTCGATGACCTCTTCCTCGCTGAGCCCCAGGTAGACGGCCAGTTCCCGCACGGTGGGCTGGGCGTCCAGCACGGCGGCCAGGTGGTCGCGGGCCTTGGCAAGTTCCACCCGCAGCTCCTGGAGCCGGCGCGGAACGTGCACCGCCCAGGTCGTGTCGCGGAAGAACCGCTTCATCTCGCCGACGATGTACGGGACGGCGAAGGTGGTGAACTCCACCTCGCGGCTCAGGTCGAACCGGTCGATGGCCTTGATCAGCCCGATGGTGCCGACCTGGAGGATGTCCTCCATCTCCTCGGGGCCGCGGCCGCGGAAGCGGCGGGCGCTGAAGCGCACCAGCGACATGTTCATCTCGATCAGCGTGTTGCGCGCGTAGCTGTACTCGGGGGTGCCCTCTTCCAGGGTCGCCAGCCGGTCGAAGAACAGCTTCGACAGGATCCGCGCGTTCGCCGGGGTGACCTTGCCGGTGTCCGCGATCCACGGCAGTTCGCCGGCGTGCGCCGCCTCGCCGCTCGCGCCGACGGGCGCCCGACCGGTCCGGGCGGACTGGACGGACGTTCTCGCGTAGTGCGTGGATACCGTCACGTCATTCACCTTAAATTAGCGGGTCTGCCAAGCCCCTCGTACCCTGCTTCCGGCATCTCACGCATTCTGTGCCCCTTCGCCCCGCAGGCCGGCCGCGGCGGACCCGGCGGTACCCGGGGCGGGCGGCCCCGTGGGGGTGACGGTCGTGGGACCGCTTCCCGTCGCACTGCTTCCCGCGCTGGTCCCGTTCGGCGCCGCTTCGGGCTGAACGCGGCGTGGGCGGGTCGCCGTCGTGGCGCGCTGCCGTGGCGGCTCGGCTTCGCCGCCGCCCCCGCGCCGCGGCCCGGCGTCGGCCCGCCGGTGCCGGTGGTACCTCTGGCAGCGGGTCCGCCGAGCCGGGGCGGCGCGTATCGCTCGTACCGCTGGTGCGGCTGGTGCGGCGCCCGGCCGGGACGAACCGGCCGGGCGCCGCCGCGTCCGGCCGCCCGGCGGCCGGCCCGGCGGCCAGGGACGGCTCCACCGGCCGTTCGGCCACCCCGCGGACGCCGGGAACACCCCCGCGGACACGGCGGGACCGGCGACCCTGCGTAACGTATCCGCCGGGCCGCCCCGGCGTCCCTGGTCCCGGCGTCCCTCGGCCCCGCGCCGCGGCGGTTCCCGGGCACGCGGATGCGTACGCCCCGGATGTGGGCGAAGGTGAGAGCGGAGAACGAGCCGGCCGCGCGCCAAGGAGCACCACTGATGCACAGCGCCACGCACCAGAACCGGCCGGCCCCGCCGGCCACGGGAGACGCCGTGACCGGGGACGCCGGAACCGGGACCGAATCCCCCGTGACCGCGACCGCCGCCGGGGACCCGAACCCCCGCGTGGTGGAAGCCGGGGGAGCCGGAGCGGAAGCGGCGCACTCCTCCGAGGAGGACGCCGGCGCCGAAACCGAGGGCTTCCGCGCCGCGGCGGCCCGCCGGCGGACCGCCGCCCGCTTCGCCCGGCAGGTGGCCGAGCTGTCCGCCGGCGCCTTCGACTGCCCGCTTCCGGGCTCGGGGCGGACCGCTGAGCGGTTCGCCGCGCTCACCGCGGTGGCCGAACAGGACCTGTGCCTGGCGCGGCTGGTGGAGGGCCACGTGGACGCGGTGGCGATCCTGGCCGAACTCGGCGGCCCGCCGCCGGGACCCGGGGAACGCTGGGGCGTGTGGGCCGCGGAATCGCCGGGGGAGGGGCTCACCGCCACCCGCACCGACCGGGGCTGGACGCTCAGCGGCCTCAAGCCCTACTGCTCGGGCGCGCACAGCTGCACCCACGCCCTGGTCACCGCGAACGCCGGGGACGGCCGCCGGCTCTTCGCCGTCCGGACCGGGGCGGCCGGCGACGGCACCGGCTGCCGGCCGGTCGCGGGCAGCTGGCAGGCCCTCGGCATGGCCGGCAGCGACACCCCCGACGTGCGCTTCCA
Coding sequences within it:
- a CDS encoding roadblock/LC7 domain-containing protein — its product is MTTQDLSWMLEDIVSNVSGARHAILLSADGLRRGTTNGMSADLADTISAAMSGMQSLSRATARFAGPDDAPKWQQTVIEFKHGWIFLIAAGQGAYLAVAAAPDIDMQEITFRMHQLVSRLGKELMTLPREMADNT
- a CDS encoding ATP-binding protein, translating into MTNLLQDPAFWCVIAAVLIGAAIIRRNRRVISVQGEQLAQWEDRLAEQAVQHERSIGDAEAAAEERTKTVLKSATRTLQSLAGEQQVVIEDLQRKYGGHPVLHELLEVNHANAQFARRAQAIAVICGGFLGRRKDAASVYDVIRSAQGQIRNFERVQIRSQSGFGIEAKAISGISLALAELLANAANYSRPDTAIEVNIQPVHNGLCVIVDDFGVGMSDEQKQKAGKMLSGEYIPAMSELGNPPQFGFPVIAELSRRYGFSVDVSSTSPYGGVRAVVRLPEDLLTEQIVEPGASAPSVISPVAPAPDLSEPAGRTANGLPKRAARQAPMSIVRVPANAGHDAPSEDDSAIAAARMAALQQGTRSGRQPTAANREGSEPK
- a CDS encoding DUF2252 domain-containing protein is translated as MPGRFDPVNLIEDQSADRVPELVPIRYARMSESPFRCYRGAPGVMAADLAATPVSGPRVQLCGDAHMLNSRLPASPERHLLFDINDFDETLPGPWEWDVKRLATSLVIAGRENGYTDRERARVVRAAVRCHREQMRRFAGMRDLDVWYARQDVDPLRAVGSGALRARGRRQVAAALAKARTRGSLQAKAAGASVLAAHVGAGGHATDGERVVAGQRLMQAASDIFLGWQRTQGLDGRERDFYVRQLRDWKGVAEPSLMVPPGKGKFGELCGATLARAQPRPGDRIALAAHLGRGAVLDWAVTRFAESYADQNERDHRALLDAAGTGRVRTARAA
- a CDS encoding TerD family protein, whose protein sequence is MHSFNKGTGKVEVQLKWDPSPLGAPDSDLDIIAATYTTGDTHGAPAYLVYFDSRSPDGTITLNRDSTNGRGFGIDESMTLELNRLGDGYGRVVVGVAIQQHNGRMVFGDILNPEFRIVEGYTELSAGDFGEVAGSTAATVAEFVRYGGGEWEFHPFVRGFDADPNTFARTMGGAPS
- a CDS encoding SigB/SigF/SigG family RNA polymerase sigma factor; translated protein: MTVSTHYARTSVQSARTGRAPVGASGEAAHAGELPWIADTGKVTPANARILSKLFFDRLATLEEGTPEYSYARNTLIEMNMSLVRFSARRFRGRGPEEMEDILQVGTIGLIKAIDRFDLSREVEFTTFAVPYIVGEMKRFFRDTTWAVHVPRRLQELRVELAKARDHLAAVLDAQPTVRELAVYLGLSEEEVIDGLVASNGYTAGSIDLLTGDNEDAGADSGRSYADTIGACDPAMELVEDFHSLAPLLERLDRRERVILEMRFGQEMTQARIGEELGYSQMHVSRILSRTLARLRAGMLTER
- a CDS encoding acyl-CoA dehydrogenase translates to MHSATHQNRPAPPATGDAVTGDAGTGTESPVTATAAGDPNPRVVEAGGAGAEAAHSSEEDAGAETEGFRAAAARRRTAARFARQVAELSAGAFDCPLPGSGRTAERFAALTAVAEQDLCLARLVEGHVDAVAILAELGGPPPGPGERWGVWAAESPGEGLTATRTDRGWTLSGLKPYCSGAHSCTHALVTANAGDGRRLFAVRTGAAGDGTGCRPVAGSWQALGMAGSDTPDVRFHTVPAEPVGAVARYLTRPGFQHGGIGVAACWYGGARAVAAVLVETASRRGPDPLTDAHLGAVDMRLHAAGAVLRQAAAEIDRDPYDTEGAARVRGLRVRAFVESVCADVLTHVGRATGAGPLCHDERHARNTADLAVYIRQHHAERSLAELGGLAVRKESS